GCGATGATCGCGCGACGTTGTTGCAAATCGCCAACGATGTCGCCCATGTAGTCGTCGGGGGTGGTGATCTCCAATCGCATCAACGGCTCCAACAGCACCGGACCGGCCTGCTTCAGCCCCTGCTCAAAGGCATCGCTCGCGGCGATGCGGAAGGCGACGTCGTCGCTTCCCTCCTCCGCAGCTTCCGCTCCCAAGACGCGAACTCGCAAGCCGCTCAACGGGAAGCCGGCGATATGCCCGCCCCCTTCCAGACGGTTCTTCAGTTCGTCGATCACGATCGGGCGGAACTGATCGGGCAACCCGCCATCGGGCGGACAATTGTCCAACACGATCGCGGTCGCCGAGGGATCTTCCAGCGGTTCGATGCTGATCTTCACCCGAGCAAACATCTGCGTCGCACCCAGCTGACGATTGCAAACGCCGACCACTTCGGCTTTGCCGCCAATCGTCTCGCGATAGTTGACGCGCGGCTTATAAAACTTGACCTTCAATCCAAAGTCGCGGGTCAAGCGATGCTGAATCACTTCCAGGTGCAGCTCGCCCATTCCGCTGATCAACGTCTGCCCCGTCTCTTCATTTTCCTTGGCGTCGAAGGTTGGATCCTGACGTTTGAACATCTCCAACGTCTCGCTCAACTTCTTCTTTTCCGCAGTGTTCTCCGGCTCGATCGCCATCGAAATCACGGTGTCGGCAAACGTGATGCTCGGCAATTCGATGATCTCACGCGTGTCGCAGATCGTGTCGCCGGTGATCGCAAATCGAGGCCCGATCACGCAGACGATGTCGCCGGCGCCGACCGATTCGATCTGCCCATCGCGTTCCTTTTTCGAAGCGTGCAGCTGCCACAACTGGGCGACGTTTTCTTTCTTATCGCGGTTGGGAACGTAGCCGCGGGAGTTCTGTTTGAGCGACCCACTGTACAGGCGGATCCAGTAGTTATCGCCCGTCTTGGCCGGCAGAATCTTGAACACCAGACCACACATTGGCTCGGACAGATCGGGCTTTCGAGAAATGATCACGTCCGGCTTCTTGGGATCGATGCCGGTGACCGGCGGACGATCCAAGGGGCTCGGCAAGAAGTGCCCCACAGCATCCAAGACTGGTTGAACACCGATCCCATGCAGCGCCGAACCGCACATCACGGGCTGGATCTCGCCACGGATACACGATTCCCGGATCGCCGCCCGGATCATGTCGGGCGTGATCTCCTGCTCGTTCATCGCGCGCTCCATCAGGTCGTTGCTGAAGCCATACAACGTCTCGAGCAGTTGTTCACGATAGACCTCGACATCGTCGACCATCTCCTCGGGAACATCTTGGATCTGAACCTGCTTGCCTTCGGATTGTGGATCAAATTGCAGGAACTTACGTTCGATCAGATCGATCGTGCCGCGGAATGGATTACTGGTGTGCGCCGGCCCGATTCCAACGGGGATCTGAATTGCGACCGGTGTGGCATCCAGACGCGGACCGATGTCATCGAGAACCGCGTAAAAATCCGCCCCCTCGCGATCGAGCTTGTTGATAAAGACGATCCGCGGCACGCCGTATTTGTTCGCCTGACGCCATACGGTTTCGCTTTGCGCCTCGACCCCTTCGCGAGCACTGAAGACAACCACCGCACCATCGAGGACTCGCAAGCAGCGTTCGACTTCGGCCGTGAAGTCGACGTGGCCGGGAGTATCCAACAGGTTGATGTCGTAATCGCCCCACTTCAGTTTGACGCAGGCGGAGTAGATCGTAATCCCACGCTCCTGCTCTTCCGCATCGTCATCGGTATCGGTGGTCCCCGAATCGACACGCCCCACTCGGTGCTTCATCCCGCTGACGTACAGCATCCGCTCGGTCACGGTCGTCTTGCCAGCATCGATGTGAGCGATGATGCCGATGTTGCGAATTTGTGTCAGCTTTGCCATGACGTGATCTGATCGGGTTGTTGGAAAGGGGGGGGTGTGCGTCACACGAAAAAAGCCGCAGACCAACGAAGGCGTGCGGCTTTGTAGATGAGTTTTGCTGTAGCGAGACTACCAAGCAAAGTGAGCGAACGCCTTATTGGCGTCGGCCATACGGTGCGTGTTTTCACGCTTGGTGTAGGCGGTACCCTCTTTGTTGTACGCTGCCAAGAATTCGTCGGCCAACTTCATGTGAGTCGGACGCCCCTTCTTGTCGCGAATCGCGCCCAAGATCCAACGGAACGCCAACGCTTGCTGACGCGAACGATTGACCTGCATTGGAACCTGATACGAAGCACCACCAACCCGCTTGCTGCGGACTTCGATGTGTGGCTTGACGTTTTCGATCGCTTGTTCGAAGACCTCAAATGGTTCCAGATCAGCCTTCCGCCGCTTGATTTCCTCAAGCGCGTTGTAGAACACATTCAAAGCAATCGTCTTCTTGCCATCAACCATCAGATTGTTGACAAACTTGCTGACAAGCACCGAGTTGAACCGGGGGTCAGGCTTTAACTGCGAACGGCTGGCGGTAATACGTCCCATGGAGGTCTCTAAACTGAATTCGGTGAACTGCGGTAAAAAATATAGTACAAACGACTCGCCGCCCGAACGATCCGACTGGCATCGGGCAACGGGTTCGTCTTTGCAAAACTAGCTCTTCTTCGCACCGTAACGGCTGCGAGCTTGCTTTCGTCCGTCGACACCCAAAGTATCGCGAGCACCGCGAACGACTTGGTAACGAACACCCGGCAAATCGCGTACACGACCGCCGCGAACCAGCACGATCGAGTGCTCTTGCAGGTTGTGACCTTCGCCCGGAATGTAAACAGTGACTTCTTTGCCATTGCTCAAGCGAACACGAGTGATCTTGCGAAGAGCCGAGTTTGGCTTCTTTGGCGTCATCGTACGCACTTGCAAGCAAACACCCTGGCGTTGTGGACATTTTTCCAAAACGGGAGCCTTGCTGACTTTCTTGGCCAGCTTGCGACGCTTTCGTACTAATTGGTTGATCGTTGGCATTCGTTATATTTCCGCGAGCCGAGCGCAATAGCAATGAGTTAAATGGTTGGTTTTGATCGCTAAGTATCCATCTTCGGGTCGGTTCGTCAAGGGCTTTCGATGGCAAATCACTGTCGAAATCGATGATTCCGATGCGATTTCCTCGTCGCACGCCCCCGCTGCCACGTCGCCGCGAACCGTCAGCGGGCTAGTTTACCGCTCTCAGCGGCTCGAGGCCTGAGAGCGTCGCTCGCAAAAAAACTCCACAAACTGGAGTCCTTTTTTCGGCGAGCAAGCCGAAATCGGTGACTCTCGCGACCGGAATTGTCGATGCGATCGTGCGTGTTGCGCCACGCAAATCTGCAATCCGCCGGCCACTGGCAGAAAGCAACGGTTTTCCGTTTTATCGAGCCAGCCAGTGCGTTAGGCTTAAACTATATCGTCGGTTGGTCGTGGGAGCCTTAACGATAAGGAGCCGATCGCCAGTTTCGAAGCGCGCGGAGACGGATTTGCCGTTCGCGCGGTTTTGCCACCAGGAGTACGCCATGCGTCGATGGGTCATCCTATTAATGGTTGCCGCAACCGCCAATGCTTGCCATGCCGAGGTCGTCTATCTTCGCGGTGGCGGCAGCGTATCGGGGAGCGTCAAACCGCTGGCGATGGGAAAACAGAAGCTGATCCTCGTCGATATCGGCAACGGGATCCAAATTTCGCTGACGCAAGGCGAAGTCGCACGGGTCGACAAAGAAGATGATCTGATCAAACAGTACCAGACCCGCCGAATCGACGCGGCCGATCAAGCCGAGGCCCACTGGGAATTGGCCCGTTGGTGCAAAGCCAATCTTCTGCTGCCCCAATACGATCGCCAGGTTCGACATGTGATTCGTTTGGATCCTCAACACGCAACCGCCCGCGCCTCCTTGGGCTACACGTCGTTTAACGGCAAGTGGATTCTGATCGACGAACTGCAACGTTCGCGAGGTTTGGTTTACCACCAAGGCAAATGGAAGGTGCCCGCCGATGTGGCGATGCTCGAGGCCGATGGCGAACTAGAGATCCAACAGAAGCAATGGATTCAAACCATCAAACGACTGCGGAGCCGCGTCCTGAAAGGCGGAAAGTCGGGAGATGAATCGCTGGCGGAGCTGACCGCAATCGATGACCCCATCGCGTCGGCAGCGATCGGCAAACTGTTGGTCCAACGCGAGGATCCCGACCAAGTTCGGATGCTGTGGGTCCAACTGCTATCCAAATGGGAAACAGCCGAAGCGGCCGACGCCCTGATCATGGCCAGCCTGTTCGATCCTGAACCGGCGATCCGCGAAGCCTGCATGGATCGATTGGAACAATTCGCCAAACCGCGGGCCGTCAACACTTACATCGCGATGCTCCGCGACAACGACAACAAGAAGGTCCGCATCGCCGCCAATGCCTTGATGGCGATGAAAGACCCGCGATCGATCCTCCCCCTGACCGACGCCTTGGTGACGACGCATAAATCAAAAACCGGCGGCGGGCCGAGCATGAGTTCCAGCTTCGACCGCAATGGTGGCGGCGGAGGCGGTTTTTCGTTTGGCGGCGGGAAAGAGAAGATAATCGAACAGAAGGTTCGCAACCCGCCGGTGCTGTCGGCGCTGATGACGCTCGCCCCCGACGCCGATTACCAATACGACGCAGAGCGTTGGCGTCAGCACTTTTCGCGGCATATGGCCGAGGTCTCGTACGACCTCCGCCGCGATCCCTAAGCAGGTCGTATTGTATTTTTTCGTTTAACCGCGTGCCCATCGGGCCGCGCGGCCTGAAAAACGCGGGGCGATGCCCACGCGGTTAAACTCAATACCGTTCAACGAAGGCGCGTCGGACCGTCACAAGAATTAGCGGCGGGATGTAGTGGACGGTATTGCGGTTAAACTAGAAAATTCCCTGCTTGCTGCTTAGCTCCTAAAGATCCGACGAAGCCAAACCTGCTTCGCGCCGTTGCGACTGGGACTAGGGAGTCTCTTGCTTCCAGTCGCGCCACAGCCAACGGAGCGATTCGGGCAGGATCGCTCCGCCATGTTTTCCGTTGTGTCCGCCGGTGCCGTATTCAAATTTGTAGTCGTAGTTTTTGTAGGCCAGCGATTTCGCCATCTCCTGATTCGCCAGCGGCCAGTTGCCGTGATCGTTATCGAGATCGCCCGAACCATCTTGCAGGAAGACACGAATCGGTTTCACGGGCGTCTTGCGAATCAACGCTTCACAGTTGTGACCGCCGCGAATGTTGACAAAGCTGCCGACGTGGCTCAGCACCTTGCCAAACGCATCGGGCCGCTCCCACGCCGCGGTGAAGGCGCAGATCCCGCCGGAGCTGATCCCGCCGATCGCTCGCA
Above is a genomic segment from Rosistilla ulvae containing:
- the fusA gene encoding elongation factor G, whose translation is MAKLTQIRNIGIIAHIDAGKTTVTERMLYVSGMKHRVGRVDSGTTDTDDDAEEQERGITIYSACVKLKWGDYDINLLDTPGHVDFTAEVERCLRVLDGAVVVFSAREGVEAQSETVWRQANKYGVPRIVFINKLDREGADFYAVLDDIGPRLDATPVAIQIPVGIGPAHTSNPFRGTIDLIERKFLQFDPQSEGKQVQIQDVPEEMVDDVEVYREQLLETLYGFSNDLMERAMNEQEITPDMIRAAIRESCIRGEIQPVMCGSALHGIGVQPVLDAVGHFLPSPLDRPPVTGIDPKKPDVIISRKPDLSEPMCGLVFKILPAKTGDNYWIRLYSGSLKQNSRGYVPNRDKKENVAQLWQLHASKKERDGQIESVGAGDIVCVIGPRFAITGDTICDTREIIELPSITFADTVISMAIEPENTAEKKKLSETLEMFKRQDPTFDAKENEETGQTLISGMGELHLEVIQHRLTRDFGLKVKFYKPRVNYRETIGGKAEVVGVCNRQLGATQMFARVKISIEPLEDPSATAIVLDNCPPDGGLPDQFRPIVIDELKNRLEGGGHIAGFPLSGLRVRVLGAEAAEEGSDDVAFRIAASDAFEQGLKQAGPVLLEPLMRLEITTPDDYMGDIVGDLQQRRAIIAKTESRGMMTTIIAHAPLKELFGYSSAIRSLSQGRAGASMEPHGYHAAPAEDAANFSF
- the rpsG gene encoding 30S ribosomal protein S7, translating into MGRITASRSQLKPDPRFNSVLVSKFVNNLMVDGKKTIALNVFYNALEEIKRRKADLEPFEVFEQAIENVKPHIEVRSKRVGGASYQVPMQVNRSRQQALAFRWILGAIRDKKGRPTHMKLADEFLAAYNKEGTAYTKRENTHRMADANKAFAHFAW
- the rpsL gene encoding 30S ribosomal protein S12 encodes the protein MPTINQLVRKRRKLAKKVSKAPVLEKCPQRQGVCLQVRTMTPKKPNSALRKITRVRLSNGKEVTVYIPGEGHNLQEHSIVLVRGGRVRDLPGVRYQVVRGARDTLGVDGRKQARSRYGAKKS
- a CDS encoding HEAT repeat domain-containing protein, translating into MRRWVILLMVAATANACHAEVVYLRGGGSVSGSVKPLAMGKQKLILVDIGNGIQISLTQGEVARVDKEDDLIKQYQTRRIDAADQAEAHWELARWCKANLLLPQYDRQVRHVIRLDPQHATARASLGYTSFNGKWILIDELQRSRGLVYHQGKWKVPADVAMLEADGELEIQQKQWIQTIKRLRSRVLKGGKSGDESLAELTAIDDPIASAAIGKLLVQREDPDQVRMLWVQLLSKWETAEAADALIMASLFDPEPAIREACMDRLEQFAKPRAVNTYIAMLRDNDNKKVRIAANALMAMKDPRSILPLTDALVTTHKSKTGGGPSMSSSFDRNGGGGGGFSFGGGKEKIIEQKVRNPPVLSALMTLAPDADYQYDAERWRQHFSRHMAEVSYDLRRDP